TCTTCCCGAGGGGACCGAGATGGTCATGCCCGGCGACAACATAAGCATAGACGTGGCGCTCATAACGCCGATAGCGATGGAAGAGGGCCTGAGGTTCGCGATCCGCGAGGGCGGAAGGACGGTCGGCGCGGGCGTCGTTACCAAGATAACCGAATAACAAGCTCGAAGAATCGGGCCAGGAACAATAAGTTACGGAGTTAAACAGGGTGGACAACCAGAAGATCAGGATAAGGCTTAAGGCGTTCGACCACAGGCTTCTCGACAAGTCCGTGAAGGAAATAGTTGACACCGCGAAGAGGACGGGTGCTACCATAAAGGGTCCCATACCGCTCCCGACCAGGATCAACAGGTTCACGGTCCTCAGGTCCCCGCATGTCGACAAGAAAAGCCGCGAGCAGTTCGAGATCCGCACGCACAAGCGGCTTATGGACATCATGGAGCCCACGCAGACTACGGTCGACGCTCTTATGAAGCTAGACCTTCCGGCTGGCGTGGATGTGGAGATAAAGCTCGAGTAGTCCCCTCCGGGAAAAAACGGCTTAGCCTTTCTTAATACCTTAACGCGCGCAAGCACCCGTTCTACAGGGGGCCTCTGCGGCAGGGAAGCTCAAAATGATCGAAGGAATCGTAGGAAAGAAGATCGGAATGACCCACGTCTACTCCGAAGGGGGCGCGATGGTGCCTGTTACGGTCATAAAGACCGGCAACACCGTCGTGCAGAGAAAGACCAGGGAAAAGGACGGGTACGACGCGGTACAGGTAGGCTTCCTGGAGAAGAAGGAGAAGAGGGCGAGCAAGCCCCTCAAGGGCCACTTCAAGAAGGCCGGCACCCCGTGCTTCTATCACCTCACAGAGCTTAAGGGCGCCGAGCTCGAAGCATACAATCCTGGCACCGTCGTCAACGCAGCCGATGTCTTCAAGCCCGGCGACTGGGTGGACGTATCCGGGAAATCCAAGGGTAAGGGCTTCATGGGCTCCATGAGGCGGCACCACTTCAGGGGCGGCTCCGAGTCCCACGGCTCCATGCACAACAGGGCCCCTGGCTCCATTGGATCGAGTTCTGATCCGTCTCGCGTCTTCAAGGGAATGAAGATGGCCGGCCACATGGGCGCGGCGAACGTCACAGTGCAGAACCTTCAGGTCGTCGCCATAAGGCCCGAGGAGAACGTCATCCTGGTAAAGGGCGCGGTCCCTGGGGCGATCAATGGCGTGGTTGTAGTAAAAAAGGCGCTCAAAAAGAGCAATAAATAGCGTTTTCTTCTTGAGAAGTTCCCAACTTTTGTATATAGTAACTGTTTAACCGAAAATTCAAGGGATTAGGCTGATGAACGTAGAGGTTCTGGACACGAACGGCTCAAAAATCTCCGAGCTGGCCCTTAATGACGAGGTCTTCTCGGGAGAGGTCAAAGAGCACCTCTTTTATGAGGTCGTGAAGATGCAGCTCGCCAACAGGCGCTCGGGCACCGCCTCGACCAAGACCAAGGGAGAGGTAAGCGGCGGCGGCATAAAGCCCTGGAAGCAGAAAGGCACAGGCCGGGCAAGATCGGGCTCGAACAGGTCGCCCGTCTGGAGGCACGGCGGCACCGTATTCGGCCCGCATCCGAGGGACTATTCCTACAAGCTCCCGAAGAAGGTCATGAAAGAGGCCTTGAAGAACGCGCTCCGGCTCAGGCTTCAGGAGGGCAGGCTCAAGGTGCTTTCCAACATAGAGCTTGCCGAGCCGAAGACGAAGACGGCCCTGGACCTCCTTAAGAAGCAGGGGCTTCAGAACGCACTGATCGTCGTCGACGGCCCGAACAGGAACCTCGAGCTCGCGGTAAGGAACCTGAAAGATTTCCAGGTGCAGATGGCGGGCGGGCTTAACGTCTACGACATACTGAGCTATGACAACCTGGTGATGACCAGGGGCGCGCTCGAGAAAGTAGAGGCGTTGGTGCAATGAAAAACCATTATTCCATACTCAAGTCGCCGGTCATAACCGAGAAGAGCACTGCTGCCGCAGCCGACGGAAAGGTCGTCTTCTGGGTGGACGTGAACGCCACCAAGAAGGACATAAAGGAGGCGGTCGAGAGCATATTCAAGGTAAAGGTGCTCGACGTCAACACGCACAGGCTCGCGGGCAAGATAAAGCGCATGGGAAAGTACGCGGGGCAGAGGCCCACCCGGAAGAAGGCGTACTTAAAGTTACGCGAGGGCGACCGGATAGAGATATTCGAGGGCGTTTAAGGGTAGAGGGCTGAGGCCCGAGACCTCTCAAATTAAATCGAGAAGAGAAAGACGATGCCAGTAAAAAAGTACAACCCTACGTCGCCGGCCATGAGAAAGAAGACGACGCTTGTCCACGACGTTGCCAAAAAGAGGCCGGAAAAGGGCCTTACCGCGCCGGTAAAGAAGACGGGCGGCAGGAACAACTTCGGCAGGGTCACGAGCCGCTGGATAGGCGGGGGCCATAAGAGGCTTTACAGGCTGATTGACTTCAAAAGGGACAAGGTCAATATCCCCGCGAAG
The sequence above is drawn from the Deltaproteobacteria bacterium genome and encodes:
- the tuf gene encoding elongation factor Tu (EF-Tu; promotes GTP-dependent binding of aminoacyl-tRNA to the A-site of ribosomes during protein biosynthesis; when the tRNA anticodon matches the mRNA codon, GTP hydrolysis results; the inactive EF-Tu-GDP leaves the ribosome and release of GDP is promoted by elongation factor Ts; many prokaryotes have two copies of the gene encoding EF-Tu), with the protein product LPEGTEMVMPGDNISIDVALITPIAMEEGLRFAIREGGRTVGAGVVTKITE
- the rpsJ gene encoding 30S ribosomal protein S10, producing the protein MDNQKIRIRLKAFDHRLLDKSVKEIVDTAKRTGATIKGPIPLPTRINRFTVLRSPHVDKKSREQFEIRTHKRLMDIMEPTQTTVDALMKLDLPAGVDVEIKLE
- the rplC gene encoding 50S ribosomal protein L3 — encoded protein: MIEGIVGKKIGMTHVYSEGGAMVPVTVIKTGNTVVQRKTREKDGYDAVQVGFLEKKEKRASKPLKGHFKKAGTPCFYHLTELKGAELEAYNPGTVVNAADVFKPGDWVDVSGKSKGKGFMGSMRRHHFRGGSESHGSMHNRAPGSIGSSSDPSRVFKGMKMAGHMGAANVTVQNLQVVAIRPEENVILVKGAVPGAINGVVVVKKALKKSNK
- the rplD gene encoding 50S ribosomal protein L4, with protein sequence MNVEVLDTNGSKISELALNDEVFSGEVKEHLFYEVVKMQLANRRSGTASTKTKGEVSGGGIKPWKQKGTGRARSGSNRSPVWRHGGTVFGPHPRDYSYKLPKKVMKEALKNALRLRLQEGRLKVLSNIELAEPKTKTALDLLKKQGLQNALIVVDGPNRNLELAVRNLKDFQVQMAGGLNVYDILSYDNLVMTRGALEKVEALVQ
- a CDS encoding 50S ribosomal protein L23, with the translated sequence MKNHYSILKSPVITEKSTAAAADGKVVFWVDVNATKKDIKEAVESIFKVKVLDVNTHRLAGKIKRMGKYAGQRPTRKKAYLKLREGDRIEIFEGV